TTCGATGCGCTTGCCGTTGTGGCTGTAGTGGAACCAGTACAGCAGCATCGAACCGAAGCTGGCCATCAGGCGATCGGCGATGTCATGCGCGCCGGTTTCGTTGTGATCGTCCTTCTCCGGCAGCACGGTGCCCAGCACCGAACAACCCGTACGCATCACGTCCATCGGATGGGTGGCGGCCGGCAGCAGCTCCAGCGCGCTCTTCACCGGGGCCGGCAGGCCACGCAGGCGCTTGAGCTTGGCGCGGTACGCGTTCAGTTCCGCCCAGTTCGGCAGCACGCCGTGCACCAGCAGGTACGCCACTTCCTCAAAGCAACCCTTGGCCGCCAGGTCATGGATGTCATAGCCGCGGTAATGCAGGTCATTGCCGCTGCGGCCCACCGTGCACAGCGCGGTGTTGCCGGCGGCAACGCCCGACAGTGCGACGGATTTCTTGGGCTTGGGAAGGGTTTGCTCGGTCATCGGATACGTCTCCTCAACATGCGACTCTGCCGGCCGTGGCGCACCACGACCGACGATTGGGGTGGCCGATCAGGCCTTCTTCTGGCTGGCGAACAGCGCGTCGAGCTTGTCCTCGTAGGCGTTGTAGCCCAGGAAGTCATACAGGTCGGCGCGGGTCTGCAGTGTGTCGATGATGTTCTTCTGGGTACCTTCGCGGCGCACCGTCTCGTAGAAGTTCAACGCCGCCTTGTTCATGGCACGGTAGGCGCCGCAGCAGTAAAGGGCGATATCGACGTTGGCGTCACGCAGTTCGTCGGTAGTAAAGAACGGCGTGGAACCGAACTCGGTCAGGTTCGCCAGGATCGGCACCTTCACCGCGGCCTTGAAGCGGCGGTAATCGTCCAGCGTCTTCATGGCTTCGGGGAAGATCATGTCGGCACCGGCCTCGACATAGGCGCAGGCACGATCGATCGCGGCATCAATGCCTTCGGCGGCCGCGGCATCGGTACGCGCCATGATCACGAAACCTTCATCGGTACGCGCGTCCACGGCCGCCTTCACGCGGTCGACCATTTCGTCCCTGGGCACCACTTCCTTGCCTGGGCGGTGGCCGCAACGCTTCTGGCCGACCTGGTCCTCGATGTGCACGGCGGCCACGCCGACGTTGATGAACGAGCGAATGGTGCGCGCGATATTGAACGCGCCGCCCCAGCCCGTATCGATGTCCACCAGCAGCGGCATCTGGGTGGCGTCGACGATGCGGCGTGCGTCAGTGAGCACGTCCTCCATGGTCGAGATGCCGAGATCGGGGATACCCAGCGAGTTGGCGGCGACGCCGCCACCGGAAAGATAAAGCGCCTTGTAGCCCACGCGCTTGGCCATCAGGCCGGCGTAGGCAGTGATGGCACCCATCACCTGGAGGGGACTTTCGGCGGCGACGGCGGCGCGGAACCTTGCGCCGGGGGATGCGATCTGTGCCATGAAACCTCCGCTCATAAAAACGCGATTTTAGCGCAGGGCGTGTTCAAGGGCTGTTGCGCGGCAACATGCATGGTTTCGAACGCTGCGTGTAATGAAAGTGGAAGGCCCTGATCGTTCCACGCCTTTGCGGCCTTGAGCCCCCCTCTTCTCGGAGGGGAGCGGGGGACTCGGCCTCCCCATGGGGGATGCCATCGCGCCATCAGCAGACGTCGAGTGGCAACGTGCGAGGCGACGACCCTGCGCGAAGCCACTGGATGCCCCCGCTCTTAGGCGGTTGAAAAGCGCTTCCCACCCTTGCCCCCTTTCAGGGTTCGCAGGAATGACGGACAGGAAACCGTGGAGCAGGCCCCATGGAGTGAAGGAAACCCGTCAGCGCCGTGACTTACTCCCCCTGCTCCGGCCCTCTCTCCAAGGCCTTGCGCACCTCGTCCAGCGCCGCCGGATCATCCAGCGTCGAGAGATCACCCGGGTCGGTATGCTGCACCAGCGCCTGCAGCGACCGACGCAATAGTTTCCCCGAACGCGTTTTGGGCAACGCATTGACCACGTAAACCCGTGCCGGCCTGGCCACTTTGCCCAACTGATCGCAGACGCGCTGCTGCATGGCTTTCGCCACGTCCGCGGCGCCTTCGACCACGCCCTGTCGCAACGTGGCGAACACCACGGGCACCTGCCCTTTCAACTCGTCCTGCATGCCGATCACGGCAGCTTCTGCACACGCAGGATGTGTCGCCACCGACTCCTCGATCTCGCGCGTGCCCAGTCGATGACCGGCCACGTTGATCACATCGTCGGTGCGTCCCAGGATGTTGGTGTAGCCGTTCTCGTCGCGGATGGCCCAGTCCAGCGAGCTGTACAGCAGTTCGTTGAAGTGGCTGAAGTAGCTGGTGACGTAGCGCTCGTCGTCGCCCCACACGGTGGTGAGACAACCGGGAGGCAGCGGCGGCACGAACACCAGCACGCCTTTCTGGTTCGGCGGCAATTCCTCGCCCGTGCCTTCGTCGATCACCTTCATGCGGTAGCCGGGCGCGGGCAATCCCGGTGATCCGAATTTCACCGGCTTGAGGTCCAGGCCCGGCATCAGTGTAATCGCCGGCCAACCGGTTTCGCTCTGCCAGTAGTTGTCGATCACCGGCACGCCAAGGCCGTCGGTGATCCAGTGCGCGGTGGGTTCGTCCAGTGGCTCGCCTGCCAGGAACAACCATGTCAGGCGGGACAGGTCGTACTTCTTCAGCCAGCCCGCGTCCTGCTTCTTCAGCACGCGGATGCCGGTGGGTGACGAGAACATGGTGCGCACGCCGTAGCGTTCGCACAGTTGCCACCATATGCCCGGATCAGGTTGCGTGGGCAGTCCTTCGTACAGCAATGAGGTCGCACCGCCGATCAAGGGGCCGTACACGTTGTACGAATGCCCCACGGCCCAGCCAACGTCGGAGGTGGAGAACATCACCTGCCCCGGCGCCACATCGAAGATGGTCTCGATCGACATCGCCATGGCAACGGCGTAGCCGCCCACATCGCGCTGGATGCCCTTGGGCTTTCCGGTAGTGCCCGAGGTATAGAGCAGGTAACTGGGCTCGTTCGATTCCAGCCACGCCACCGGCACCTCGGCACCTTCGTACGATGCACGCAGACTGGCGTAGTCCAGATCGCGGCCGGCAACACGCGTCATCTGCGGATCCAGTCCGCGGTCGACAATGAGCACGTGCGCGGGAGCATGCTTCACTTCATCCAGCGCAGCATCCACCAGCGGCTTGTAGGGAATGATCTTGCCTCCGCGCATGCCTGCATCGGCGGCAATCAGCAGCGTCGGCTGCGCATCATCGATGCGAAGGGCAAGATTGTGTGCCGCAAAACCGCCGAACACCACGGAATGGATGGCCCCCAGGCGCGCGCACGCCAGCATGGCAAAGACGGCTTCGGCGATGTTGGGCAGGTAGATCACCACGCGATCACCCTTGCCTACGCCCAGCGATGCCAGCACGGCGGCGAACGTATTCACTTCGCGATACAGGTCGCGATAGGTGAGCTCACGCGTGATGCCGGTTTCGGTGGAGATGGCCACCAGAGCAAGCTGGCCGCCGCGCGCATCCAGATGCCGGTCGACCGCGTTGTAGCAGAGATTGGTGGTGCCACCCACGAACCAGCGCCGGAACGGCGGGTTGGATACATCGAGGATGCGCTCGGGTGGCGTGTGCCAATGGATGCGTTGCGCCTGTTCGGCCCAGAAGGCCTCTGGCTGCTCTATCGAACGCTGATAGAACTCCTCGTAGCGCATCATGATCATCCTCGGCTCAACGGCTGTCTGGCTAGCCTAGATCAGCCGTGCGAAACGGGCTTTGCGACCTTGGTCGAGTCGCCGGAGGGGATGAGCGCCCGCATGGCGTTCATCCCTGTCCGTGGCTTACAGGCAGGACACCGCCGCGTCGCGGTAGGCGCTGTTGTATTCCTTCTTGGTGTTCTGGGTTTCGTACATCATGGCCTGCGCACCCGTGCCGTCGGAGGTCACTTCGATCAGCTCATGCGCGCCATTCTTGTCGGTGCCCGACACGGTGCCCGACTGGTCCTTGTGCGAAACGCTCACCTCGGCCGTTTCGGCCCACTTCGCGCGCACGCATTCCAGATAGGTCGGAATGTCTTTGTTGGTACGGCTGCTCATCTTCGGCGTGGTGTCACGCAGGCCGTAGCTGCCGCAGGCAGCGAGCAAAACGCAGGAAGTAGCGATGACGAGGAGTTGCTTCATGTCCGGGTTCCAGTCGAGGATTCGCTGATTTAACCATGAAGCGCCACCCGACGGAGAGGCTTGACCCTCACGTTACGTGAGCCCCCAGAGTGACCGGCACGCAAGGAGGACACCCCATGGAACTGACCGTAGGCGAACTGGCAAGGCGCAGCGGGCTCACCGTCCGCACGCTGCACCACTACGACGCCATCGGCCTGCTGGTGCCCTCGTTGCGCTCCGCTGCCGGCTACCGGCTGTACGACCGGGCCAGTATCGAACGCCTGCATCGTATCCAGGCCCTGCGCCAAATGGGTCTGTCGCTGGCCGACATCGGAGTCGCCCTGTCCGGGCCGGAACTGCCATTGGCCGAGCTGATCGACCGCCAGCTGGCGCAGATCGATCGCGAGATGGCGCGCGCCGTCCGTTTGCGCACCAAGCTTGTCCATCTGCGCGCGCAACTGGCAACCGGACAGCCCCCTGATCTGGCCGAATGGCTGGACACCCTGGAGCTGATGACGATGTACGAGAATTACTTTTCCGCCGAAGAAATCAGGCAACTGCCCCTGCTTCACGATGCCGATACCCGCGCCGAATGGGGCGCCTTGGTCAGCACCGTGCAGGCCGCGTTGGATCGCGGTGTTTCGCCCGGTTCGCCCGAGGCGCAGATCCTGGCGCTGCGCTGGATGCGCACGCTGCACCGGGACACCGGCGGCAACCCGGATTTCCTGGTGCGCCTCAACACCATGCACGACAACGAGCCGGGCTCGTGGGACGCGATGGGCGTCACCACCGCCGTTCGGGACTTTATCGAGCAGGCATTCGTGGAGAGCCGGCTGGCGATCTACCAGCGCTACCTGAAGCCCGATGAGTTCGCCTTCATGCGCAGGCACTACGGCGAAACGTTTGACGCCTGGCCGCCATTGCTGGTCGAGCTGCGCAAGGCCATGAACGATGGCGTCGCACCACACGCCCCCGAGGCACGTGCACTCGGCCTGCGCTGGATCACGCTGTTCCGCAGCTATGCCGGCGACGATCCGGGCACGCACGAACGCATCCGCGAAGCCCACGCAAGGGAACCGGATCTTACCGACAGCTCGTGGGCTGACGACGCCCTGATCGGCTACGTAAAGAACATCCTCGCCACACTCTAGGCCGCGCCGCGCAGCCACCGGGCAGCCAGACGCGACAAGGGCGGCACAGGGCCGCCCTTGTCGTGGCAACGATGACTGCTCACTTACTTCTTGGCGAACAGGTGCTCGACGCCGGCGCGCTCTTCGCGCAGTTCCTTGTTGGTGGCATCCATGCGGGCGCGCGAGAAATCATTGATTTCCAGGCCCTGCACGATGGCGTACTTTCCATCCTTCACGGTCACCGGGTAGCCGTAGATCACGCCCGGCTCGATGCCGTACGAACCGTCAGACGGGATACCCATCGAAGCCCAGTCACCTTCCGCGGTGCCCAGTGCCCAGGTGCGCATGTGGTCAACGGCGGCCGAGGCAGCCGACGCGGCCGACGACGCACCGCGAGCCTTGATGATGGCCGCGCCGCGCTGCTGCACGGTCGGGATGAAATCGCTCTCGTACCAGGCCTGGTCGACCAGCGACAGCGCCGGCTTGCCGCCCACGGTGGCGTGGTACAGGTCCGGGTACTGCGTGGAGCTGTGGTTGCCCCAGATGGTCATCTTCTTGATGTCGGTGCTGTGCTTGCCGGTCTTCTCGGCCAGCTGCGACAGCGCGCGGTTGTGGTCCAGGCGAACCATCGCGGTGAAGCACTTCGGATCCAGATCCGGAGCGTTCTGCTGGGCGATCAGCGCATTGGTGTTGGCCGGGTTGCCGACCACCAGCACGCGCACGTCACGCTTGGCGTGATCGTTCAGGGCCTTGCCCTGCGGGCCGAAGATGGCGCCGTTGGCTTCCAGCAGGTCCTTGCGCTCCATGCCCGGGCCGCGCGGACGTGCACCCACGAGCAGCGCGTAGTCCACGTCCTTGAAGGCGACGTTGAGGTCATCGGTGGCGACCACGCCAGCCAGCGTCGGGAACGCGCAATCGTTGAGCTCCATCACCACGCCCTGCAGCGCGGGCAGCGCCGGGGTGATTTCCAGCAGGTGCAGGATCACCGGCTGGTCCGGACCCAGCATGTCGCCTGCGGCGATGCGGAACAGCAGGGCGTAACCGATCTGGCCGGCAGCGCCGGTAACGGCAACACGAACGGGTGCTTTCATCGGAGAAACTCCTTCAACTTGGCTAGTGCTTACAAAAGACAAGGCCCACGTCACGCGACGCGGGCCCCAAGACCATCAGGCCAGTTCTGCAAAGAACGCCTGGATACGTTCCAGCCCGGGCTGCAATTGTGCGGTCGGGCAGGTATAGGAAATGCGCAGGGCACGCGGCTCGCCGAAAGCCGAGCCCGGCACACAGGCCACGCCCTTGGCTTCCAGCAGCGCCGCGCACAGGTCCACATCGTTGTCGATGCGCGTGCCGTTGTGGCTCTTGCCGAAGGCAACGGAGATGTCGGGGAACGCATAGAACGCGCCCTGCGGATAGGGGCAGACCACACCGGGAATCGCACGCAGCGCGTTCACGACCACGTCGCGCTTGCCGGCGAATTCCTTGCACTTGGCTTCCGGCACGTCCTGCGGGCCGGCGAACGCGGCCACGGCGGCGGCCGTGATCACTTCCGGCACGCTGGTGATGTGGTTGGAATTGAGTGTGGTGATGGCCTTGGCCACGTTCTCGGGGCCCGCGATCAGGCCCACGCGCCAACCCGGCATGCCGTAGGTCTTGGACACCGAGTCGACGAAGATCTGGCGGTCCTTCAGCTCCGGCTTGATGTGCACGAAGTTGTGGTAGCCGATGCCGTCGAACACCATCGAGTTGTAGATGTCGTCGGTGATGATCCAGGTGTCCGGATACTTCACCAGCACCTCGGCCAGCGCGGCGATTTCATCGCGCGTATAGACCATGCCCGTGGGGTTGGACGGGTTGTTGAACAGGAACACTTTCGGCTTGCGCGCCAGCGCGGCATCGAGCTGCGCGGGCGTGAGCTTGTAGTTCTGCTCGGGGCCGCAATGCAGGATGTTGGCCTTGGCACCAAGGATGTCGGCGATGTCGCGGTAGGTGGTCCAGAACGGCGCGGCAAAGGCAATTTCATCGCCCTCGTTCAGCAGCGCCTCGCCCAGGTTGTACAGCACCTGCTTGGCGCCGATGCCGATGGACAG
The nucleotide sequence above comes from Dyella telluris. Encoded proteins:
- the prpB gene encoding methylisocitrate lyase, with amino-acid sequence MAQIASPGARFRAAVAAESPLQVMGAITAYAGLMAKRVGYKALYLSGGGVAANSLGIPDLGISTMEDVLTDARRIVDATQMPLLVDIDTGWGGAFNIARTIRSFINVGVAAVHIEDQVGQKRCGHRPGKEVVPRDEMVDRVKAAVDARTDEGFVIMARTDAAAAEGIDAAIDRACAYVEAGADMIFPEAMKTLDDYRRFKAAVKVPILANLTEFGSTPFFTTDELRDANVDIALYCCGAYRAMNKAALNFYETVRREGTQKNIIDTLQTRADLYDFLGYNAYEDKLDALFASQKKA
- the prpE gene encoding propionate--CoA ligase; this translates as MRYEEFYQRSIEQPEAFWAEQAQRIHWHTPPERILDVSNPPFRRWFVGGTTNLCYNAVDRHLDARGGQLALVAISTETGITRELTYRDLYREVNTFAAVLASLGVGKGDRVVIYLPNIAEAVFAMLACARLGAIHSVVFGGFAAHNLALRIDDAQPTLLIAADAGMRGGKIIPYKPLVDAALDEVKHAPAHVLIVDRGLDPQMTRVAGRDLDYASLRASYEGAEVPVAWLESNEPSYLLYTSGTTGKPKGIQRDVGGYAVAMAMSIETIFDVAPGQVMFSTSDVGWAVGHSYNVYGPLIGGATSLLYEGLPTQPDPGIWWQLCERYGVRTMFSSPTGIRVLKKQDAGWLKKYDLSRLTWLFLAGEPLDEPTAHWITDGLGVPVIDNYWQSETGWPAITLMPGLDLKPVKFGSPGLPAPGYRMKVIDEGTGEELPPNQKGVLVFVPPLPPGCLTTVWGDDERYVTSYFSHFNELLYSSLDWAIRDENGYTNILGRTDDVINVAGHRLGTREIEESVATHPACAEAAVIGMQDELKGQVPVVFATLRQGVVEGAADVAKAMQQRVCDQLGKVARPARVYVVNALPKTRSGKLLRRSLQALVQHTDPGDLSTLDDPAALDEVRKALERGPEQGE
- a CDS encoding MerR family transcriptional regulator translates to MELTVGELARRSGLTVRTLHHYDAIGLLVPSLRSAAGYRLYDRASIERLHRIQALRQMGLSLADIGVALSGPELPLAELIDRQLAQIDREMARAVRLRTKLVHLRAQLATGQPPDLAEWLDTLELMTMYENYFSAEEIRQLPLLHDADTRAEWGALVSTVQAALDRGVSPGSPEAQILALRWMRTLHRDTGGNPDFLVRLNTMHDNEPGSWDAMGVTTAVRDFIEQAFVESRLAIYQRYLKPDEFAFMRRHYGETFDAWPPLLVELRKAMNDGVAPHAPEARALGLRWITLFRSYAGDDPGTHERIREAHAREPDLTDSSWADDALIGYVKNILATL
- a CDS encoding malate dehydrogenase, with amino-acid sequence MKAPVRVAVTGAAGQIGYALLFRIAAGDMLGPDQPVILHLLEITPALPALQGVVMELNDCAFPTLAGVVATDDLNVAFKDVDYALLVGARPRGPGMERKDLLEANGAIFGPQGKALNDHAKRDVRVLVVGNPANTNALIAQQNAPDLDPKCFTAMVRLDHNRALSQLAEKTGKHSTDIKKMTIWGNHSSTQYPDLYHATVGGKPALSLVDQAWYESDFIPTVQQRGAAIIKARGASSAASAASAAVDHMRTWALGTAEGDWASMGIPSDGSYGIEPGVIYGYPVTVKDGKYAIVQGLEINDFSRARMDATNKELREERAGVEHLFAKK
- a CDS encoding aminotransferase class I/II-fold pyridoxal phosphate-dependent enzyme codes for the protein MPQLAQRVGRAKPSAIMVIAEKAKQLKAAGRDIISFSIGVPNFLPGEHVYAAAREALQHDSGQYGSNRGADALLDAFLVHIEKLGFTGYGRTNLSIGIGAKQVLYNLGEALLNEGDEIAFAAPFWTTYRDIADILGAKANILHCGPEQNYKLTPAQLDAALARKPKVFLFNNPSNPTGMVYTRDEIAALAEVLVKYPDTWIITDDIYNSMVFDGIGYHNFVHIKPELKDRQIFVDSVSKTYGMPGWRVGLIAGPENVAKAITTLNSNHITSVPEVITAAAVAAFAGPQDVPEAKCKEFAGKRDVVVNALRAIPGVVCPYPQGAFYAFPDISVAFGKSHNGTRIDNDVDLCAALLEAKGVACVPGSAFGEPRALRISYTCPTAQLQPGLERIQAFFAELA